The genomic interval GAGAATATTGTGGTTTTAGATGCCGACCTTTCAGGTTCTACCAAAACTGCAATGTTTGCAAAAGAGTTTCCTGAAAGGTTTTTCAATATGGGAATTGCAGAGCAGGATATGATTGCAACAGCTTCCGGGCTTGCTACAGTGGGCAAAATTCCATTTGCTTCTTCCTTTGCAATGTTTGCAACAGGAAGGGCGTGGGAAATAGTGAGGCAGGCTGTTTGCCTTGGAAATAAAAATGTAAAGATTTGTGCAACCCATGGTGGAATTACTGTGGGAGAAGACGGGGCAACCCATCAGGCTCTTGAAGATATTGCTTTAATGAGGGTTTTACCGAATATGTCAGTAATTGTTCCTGCAGATTACTATGAGGCAAAGAAGGCTGTTGAGTTTGCAGCAGAGTATAAAGGCCCTGTGTACATTAGAATGACAAGGTCTGCAACCCCTGTTATCTTTGATGAAAATTACTCTTTTGACTACGGGAAGGTTAGAGTTTTAAAAGAAGGCTCAGACATAACAGTTTTTGCATGTGGAGTTATGGTTGCTGAAAGTTTAAAGGCTGCTGAATTGCTTGAAGAAAAGGGTATTTCTGCAAAGGTTGTTAATGTTTCAACAATTAAGCCTATTGATGTTGAAGGAATTGTTAACGCTGTTTCAGATACAAAACTTGCTGTTACAGTTGAAGAGCACAATATAATAGGCGGTTTAGGTGGTGCAATTTCAGAGGTTTTAAGCGAAAATTACCCTGTAAAGATTAAGAGAATAGGAATGGAAGATAAATTTGGAAGGTCAGGAAAAGCTGGAGATTTGCTTGTTTACTTTGGCCTTGATGGAAATTCTATTGCTAAAAAAATTGAGGAGTTTTACAACAGCAATAAATGATTAAGTTTTACCATGTTTACAAGGCTTACGACAACAGGAAGCAGTTTGCTTTGAAGGATATAACGGTATCTATTCCAAAGGGAGAGTTTGTTTTTCTCACAGGGCCATCAGGGGCAGGGAAGACAACCTTTTTAAGACTAATTTTCAGGGAGTTGAAACCGACAGAGGGAAAGGTTGTTGTTCATAATAAAGACACAATGCATATATCAAAAAGTGACTTGCCTGATTTCAGGAAAAAAATTGGAGTTGTTTTTCAGGACTTTAAACTTCTTGAAAACAGGACAGTTTTTGAAAATATAACCTTTGTCCTTAAAGTGTTAGGTTATCCTGCAAGGTTTAGAGAGGATAAGGCATACAGTGTTTTAAAGTGGGTGGGTCTTCAGCATAAATTTAATGAATACCCTAAAAGTTTGTCTGGCGGGGAGCAGCAGAGAATTGCCATAGCAAGGGCTCTTGTTAATGATCCTTTGATTTTGCTTGCTGACGAGCCTACCGGCAACCTTGATTATGAACTTTCTATAGAAATTATGAAGCTTTTTGAAAGGATAAACAATAGAGGGACAACGGTTGTAATAGCAACTCACGATAAAAATATGATTGATATGTTTAAAAAAAGGGTTATAAGGCTTGAACACGGGCATTTAAAGGAGTGATTTTGAGGATTTTAAGCGACCTGTCTTTTTACACATCAGAGGGCTGGAAAAATTTTTCGAGGTCTAAGGGGACAACAATTATATCTATTTTTATTATTGCTGTGTCTTTAGCTATTATAACTATATTTTCCACCTTTTTTGTTAATGTAGATTTGTATTTAAAGAGAATGAGAACAGAACCTGTTGTTTCAATCTACCTTAAAAACAATGTTTCAAAGAGGGATATAAACCTGCTTAAAAATAAACTTTCCCTTTTTGATGGGGTTAAAGATTTAAAGTTTATCCCAAAGGAAGAGGGGTTAAATCTCCTTTATAAAAGATTTTCCCATTTAAAGGGTGTTGAAAAAGATTTAGGGGATAACCCGGTGCCGGACGCATTTATATTAAAGGTTAACTACAAAAAACTACCTGAACTTCAAGAACTTTTAATTAAGTATCAGGATATTGTAGAGGATGTTTATACCCCTTTTGAGTTGTTTTCAAAGATACAGAGTATTGCGGCAAGTTTTTCATTTTTTGCTTTTATTTTAACCTTTGTTCTTATAATTTCGTCAATTATTACAATTTACAATGTTATTAAAATTACAATTGTTTCAAGAAAAGAGGATATTGCCATTATGCAGTTGGTTGGCGCTAATATGAGGTATATTAGAATGCCCTTTGTTTTTGAAGGGATTTTGCAGGGATTTTTTGGGGGGATTGCAGGAATTTTAATAGGAAATTTATCAGTTGTTTACCTTTCTTCAAGATTTTTCAGAAAAGTTGAAGTTTTAAGTTTCCTGAAAGAGTTGCACATTTTACCTGTTGATATGCAGTTAAAATTATTGCTTTTGTCTGTAATATTTGGAGTAATAGGTGCTTTGATTGCCTCTTTACAGATTGATTACACCTGATTTACAGGTGTAATTGCCTTTCCCCCTCTTAATACAGCTTCAATGTTCTTTGCAACAAGCATTGACATATCGTTTCTCGCCTTTTCTGTTGCACTTCCTATGTGAGGTAAAATTACTACATTTTGCATTTTTTTCAATTCATCACTGATTTCAGGTTCAAACTCATAAACATCAAGGCCTGCAAAGGCTATTTTCCCCTTTTTCAAAGCCTTTATTAAGTCTGACTCTTTAACAATTGCTCCCCTTGCTGTATTT from Thermotomaculum hydrothermale carries:
- a CDS encoding transketolase family protein, which translates into the protein MEKKAMREGYGETLVKLGKENENIVVLDADLSGSTKTAMFAKEFPERFFNMGIAEQDMIATASGLATVGKIPFASSFAMFATGRAWEIVRQAVCLGNKNVKICATHGGITVGEDGATHQALEDIALMRVLPNMSVIVPADYYEAKKAVEFAAEYKGPVYIRMTRSATPVIFDENYSFDYGKVRVLKEGSDITVFACGVMVAESLKAAELLEEKGISAKVVNVSTIKPIDVEGIVNAVSDTKLAVTVEEHNIIGGLGGAISEVLSENYPVKIKRIGMEDKFGRSGKAGDLLVYFGLDGNSIAKKIEEFYNSNK
- the ftsE gene encoding cell division ATP-binding protein FtsE, whose translation is MIKFYHVYKAYDNRKQFALKDITVSIPKGEFVFLTGPSGAGKTTFLRLIFRELKPTEGKVVVHNKDTMHISKSDLPDFRKKIGVVFQDFKLLENRTVFENITFVLKVLGYPARFREDKAYSVLKWVGLQHKFNEYPKSLSGGEQQRIAIARALVNDPLILLADEPTGNLDYELSIEIMKLFERINNRGTTVVIATHDKNMIDMFKKRVIRLEHGHLKE
- a CDS encoding cell division protein FtsX, producing the protein MRILSDLSFYTSEGWKNFSRSKGTTIISIFIIAVSLAIITIFSTFFVNVDLYLKRMRTEPVVSIYLKNNVSKRDINLLKNKLSLFDGVKDLKFIPKEEGLNLLYKRFSHLKGVEKDLGDNPVPDAFILKVNYKKLPELQELLIKYQDIVEDVYTPFELFSKIQSIAASFSFFAFILTFVLIISSIITIYNVIKITIVSRKEDIAIMQLVGANMRYIRMPFVFEGILQGFFGGIAGILIGNLSVVYLSSRFFRKVEVLSFLKELHILPVDMQLKLLLLSVIFGVIGALIASLQIDYT